GCCCCCCGCCTGCACCAACGTGGCGCAGGGCAAGACCATGACGGCGAGCGGCTCCACCTTCACCTTCACGCCGGAGAAGGCGAACGACGGGCAGGTCACGACGTACTGGGAGGGCGCGGCGAGCTACCCGCAGACCCTGACCGTGGCGCTGGGCGCGAACCACTCGATCACGGCCGTCGCCGTCAAGCTGAACCCGGACCCGGCCTGGGGCACCCGTACCCAGAACATCCAGATCCTCGGCCGCGACCAGGCCTCGTCCACGTACACCAGTCTGGTGTCGGCGGCGAACTACCAGTTCGTCCAGGGCAACAACGTGGTCACCATCCCGGTCACCGCGACCACTGCCGACGTGCAACTGCGGTTCACCGCCAACACCGGTGCGCCGTCGGGCCAGGTGGCCGAGCTTGAGGTGTGCGGCACGCCGGCACCCAACCCTGACCTGGTCATCAGCTCGACTACCTGGTCTCCCGCGTCGCCCAGCGAGGTCACCCCGGTCACTCTCTCGGCCGTGGTCCAGAACGTGGGCTCGGCCGCGGCCGGACCCACCACGGTGAACTTCAGCCTGGCCGGCACGGTTGCCGGTAGCGCCGCGGTGGGTGCGCTCAGCGCGGGAGGCTCGACCACTGTCTCGTTCAACGCCGGGACCCGGCCGATGGGCAGCTACAGCGTCTCGGCGGTGGTCGACCCGACGAACACGATCGTCGAGCAGAACAACGGCAACAACAGCTTCACCGCACCGTCGCCGTTGGTGGTCACGCAGGCTCCGGGGCCTGACCTGCAGGTCCTCAGCATCAGCTCCAACCCGCCGAACCCGGCCGTCGGGGCGTCTGTCACGTTCACCGTGGCGGTACGCAACCGCGGCACCACCGCGACCGGCGCGACCACGGTCACCCGGTTGGTGGTGGGCGGCACCACGCTCAACACCAACACCGCGTCGATCGCCGCCGGCGCGACGGTCACCGTCGCGGTCGCCGGGAGCTGGACCGCCACCAGCGGCGGAGCCACCATCACCGCCACCGCCGACGCGACCAACACCGTCGCCGAGACCAACGAGACCAACAACGCGTTCACCCAGTCGATCGTGGTCGGGCGTGGGGCGGCGGTCCCGTACGTCTCCTACGAAGCCGAGGCCGGCCGGTACCAGGGCGCGCTGTTGGAGGCCGACCCGCTGCGCACCTTCGGCCACACCAACTTCGCCACCGAGTCCTCGGGCCGCAAGTCGGTACGACTAAACAGCACCGGCCAGTTCGTCGAGTTCACCTCGACCAACCAGGCCAACTCCATCGTGGTGCGCAACTCCATCCCGGACGCGCCCGGCGGGGGTGGCATCGAGGCGACGATCAGCCTCTACGTCAACGACGTCTTCTCCCGGAAGCTGACCCTCTCGTCGCGGCACAGCTGGCTCTACGGCAACACCGACGGGCCGGAGGCGCTGACCAACACCCCGCAGGCCGACGCCCGGCGGCTGTTCGACGAGTCGAACGCGCTGCTGTCGCAGTCGTACCCGGCGGGCACCCGGTTCAAGTTGCAGCGCGATGCCGGCGACTCCGCCTCGTTCTACGTCATCGACATGATCGACCTGGAGCAGGTGGCGCCGGCCGCGAGCCAACCGACCGAGTGCACCTCGATCACGTCGTACGGTGCGGTCCCCAACGACGGGCTCGACGACACCGCGGCCATCCAACGGGCCGTGACCGACGACCAGAACGGGGTCATCGGCTGCGTCTGGATTCCGGCCGGGCAGTGGCGGCAGGAGCAGAAGATCCTGACCGACGACCCGCTGAACCGGGGTACGCACAACCAGGTCGGCATCAGCAACGTCACGATCCGGGGCGCCGGCATGTGGCACTCACAGCTCTACACGCTGACCGAGCCGCAGAACGTGGTGGGCGGCATCAACCACCCGCACGAGGGCAACTTCGGCTTCGACATCGACAAGAACACCCAGATCTCCGACATCGCCATCTTCGGCTCGGGCCGGATCCGTGGCGGTGACGGCAACGCCGAGGGCGGGGTCGGTCTGAACGGTCGGTTCGGGACAGGCACCCGGATCAGTAACGTCTGGATCGAGCACGCCAACGTGGGTGTCTGGGTGGGACGCGACTACGACAACATCCCCGACCTCTGGGGCCCGGCCGACGGCTTGCAGTTCACCGGTATGCGGATCCGCAACACCTATGCCGACGGCATCAACTTCAGCAACGGCACGCGGAACTCGCGGGTGTTCAACTCGTCCTTCCGTACCACCGGCGACGACGCGCTGGCCGTCTGGGCCAACCCGTACGTCAAGGACCGGAACGTGGACATCGCCCACGACAACCACTTCGTCAACAACACCATCCAGTTGCCCTGGCGCGCGAACGGCATCGCCATCTACGGCGGCTACGACAACTCGATCGAGAACAACCTGATCTACGACACCGCGAACTACCCGGGCATCATGCTGGCGACCGACCACGACCCGCTGCCCTTCTCCGGGACGACGCTGATCGCCAACAACGGGCTCTACAGGACCGGCGGTGCCTTCTGGAACGAGGACCAGGAGTTCGGTGCCATCACCCTCTTCCCCGCCACCAGGGACATCGTCGGGGTCACGATCCGGGACACCGACATCTACGACTCGACGTACGACGGCATCCAGTTCAAGAACGGCGGCGGCAACATGCCGAACGTCGCGATCACCAACGTGCGGATCGACAAGTCCAACAACGGCGCCGGCATCCTCGCGATGAGCGGGGCCCGGGGCAGCGCCACGCTGACCAACGTGACCATCACCAACTCGGCCGACGGCAACATCGTGATCCAGCCAGGATCGCAGTTCGTGATCAACGGCGGCTAGTCCCGACCGAGGGCCGCTGCGGCGGCCCTCGGTCGCCGGCCGGCGGCTTGATCGACACGGGTTCGGCGATGTCGGGGTATCCGGGTGTCAGGGATACCCCGACATCGGCGATCTGGAGCCGATCAGCGCCGGGCGTTGTCGCGCAGCCCGGAGATTGCGGGGGAGTTCGATGCGGTCCTCACCCCGGAGTTCTGGCCGGCGCTCTGCAGCAGCCCCCGCAAATACTCAGCAGAAAGTGATCAACGGTGGGGTGGGGTCGGTGGGTGGCGTGGCATCGCAGGCGCGCTCATTGACGGACACTGCGTGCGACGTGCCTGTTGGCGGGGCTGCGCGGCTAGGCTGAGCTGAGCAGGATGGTCCGCGAAGGGGGTGAGCCCGGATGGCCCAGGCAGCGTTCGCGCCGGAGCCGGCGCCGCAGCACACCGAGCCGTCGTTCGACGTGCTGCGGTGGCACGACGAGCCGTGGACAGCGCAGCTCGCCCTTGACCTGTTGCCGGAGACCAACGGCCCCAAGGTTGAGGTCCTGAGCGGAAGCGTGATCGTGACACCACATGCGGGAATCGATCATCAGTCGGTCGAGCGAGAGTTGCCCTACGTGCTGCACCGCGCCGCGCGGAAGGCCGGATTCTGGGTCTACCCGGAGATCAACGTGTTGTCTGAGGATGATCTCTTCATCCCGGACATCGCTGTGCTGCGTAACTCGGGCGGTGGCCGCACGACGGTTCCCATCGCCGAGGCGGTGCTGCTGGGCGAGATCGTTTCACCGGGTAATCGGCGCAAGGACGTGATCGACCGCCCCCGGGAGTACGCGGCCGTCGGGGTGCCCTTCTTCCTCCGGGTGGACCTGCGCAACCGGGTGCCGACCATCGCCCTGTTCGAGTTGGTGGACGGTGAATACCGACCGTTGGCCGCCGCTGCGGCGGGAAGCACCTTCGCCATGCGGGAGCCGTTCGAGTTCGCCATCGATCCGGCGGAGCTGTTGGACGAGGAGGCGCCGCCGGAGGAGTCGGCCGGCGAGGACTGAGGCTCCCAGCGGGCGCTCAGCGCCTCTGGGGAACAATGGCCCCGTGACTTCCCCCCGCGACCTCGTCCTGCTCGGGTCCACCGGCTCGATCGGCACGCAGGCCATCGACATCGTCCGGCGCAACCCGGACCGGTTCCGGGTGGTGGCGCTCGGCGCCGGTGGCGGCAACGTCGCGCTGCTCGCCGCGCAGGCCCTGGAGCTCGGCGTCGACGCGGTCGGGGTGGCCAAGGCATCCGCCGCGCAGGACCTCCAGCTCGCGTTCTACGCCGAGGCGAGCAGGCGCGGGTGGGCCACCGGCGACTTCAAGCTTCCCAAGATCGTGGCCGGGCCGGACGCGATGACCGAGCTGGCCCAGTGGCCGTGCGACATCGTGCTCAACGGGGTGGTCGGCTCGCTGGGCCTCGCTCCTACGCTGGCCGCGCTGCGCGGTGGTCGTACTCTCGCCCTGGCCAACAAGGAGTCCCTCGTGGCCGGCGGCCCGCTGGTCAAGGCCGCGGTGACGCGGCCGGGGCAGATCGTCCCGGTCGACTCGGAGCACTCGGCGCTGGCCCAGTGCCTGCGTTCCGGGTCACGCGGTGAGGTGCGCCGGCTGATCGTCACCGCCAGCGGCGGCCCGTTCCGGGGCCGGGGCCGCGACGAGTTGACGCAGGTCACACCCGAGCAGGCGCTGGCGCACCCGACCTGGAACATGGGGCCGGTCGTCACGATCAACTCGGCCACGATGGTCAACAAGGCGCTTGAGGTGATCGAGGCGCACGAGCTGTTCGACGTGCCCTACGCCGACATCACCGTGATGGTGCACCCGCAGTCGGTGATCCACTCCATGGTCGAGTTCACCGACGGATCCACGATTGCCCAGGCCAGCCCGCCGGACATGCGGCTGCCCATCGCGCTGGGGATCGGCTGGCCGGACCGGGTGCCCGGGGCCGCCGCCGCGGTCGACTGGACGAGCGCGCACACCTGGGAGTTCGCCCCGCTGGATGACGCCGCGTTCCCGGCGGTGGCGCTGGCCAAGGCCGCCGGGGAGGCCGGGCGCTGCCGCCCGGCGATCTACAACGCGGCGAACGAGGAGTGCGTCGAGGCGTTCGTGGCGGGCCGGCTGCCGTTCCTCGGCATCGTCGACACGCTGGAGCGCGTGTTGGAGGACGCTCCCGACTTCGCCGAACCAGGTACCGTCGAGGACGTGCTCGCGGCCGAGTCGTGGGCACGCGCGCACGCGCAGGAGATCATCGCGGGTTCGGTGGAAGGAGCTTGATGTCGTACCTGCTCGGGGTGGTCCTCTTCGCCCTGGCCATTCTCATCTCGGTGAGTCTGCACGAGGCGGGGCACCTGCTCACCGCCAAGGCGTTCGGGATGAAGGTCACCAAGTACTTCGTCGGATTCGGCCCCACCCTCTGGTCGTTCAAGCGGGGCGAGACCGAGTACGGCGTCAAGGGCATCCCGCTCGGCGGTTTCTGCAAGATCGTCGGGATGACCCCGCAGGACGACGACGTGGACCCGGCCGACGAGCCGCGGGCGATGTGGCGCTACCCGGTCTGGAAACGGACGATCGTGATGGCCGCGGGGTCGATCACCCACTTCGCGCTCGCCCTGATCACCATCTGGATCCTCGCCGTCTCCGCCGGCCTGCCCAACCCGGACTTCCCGACCACCGACGCGCAGGCCCGCAATGAGCCGGCGGTCATCCAGCTCAGCCCGTGCGTGGTGCCGGAGAACGCGCTGCGGGCATGCACGCCCGCCGACGCGGCCAGCCCCGCCGCCCAGGCGCAACTGCGCGACGGTGACCGGATCACCTCGGTCAATGGCACCCCGATCGGCAACTACGGCGACCTGCTCACCACGCTGCGCAATCTCAAGCCGGGGGAGACCGCGCGGATCGAGTACGTCCGTGACGGGCAGTCGGGCAGCACCAGCACCGTGCTCGCGCAGACCCAGCGTCCGCCCCTGGACGACCCGAAGGGCGCCGCCGGGCCGGTGGCCGCCCTCGGCGTCGGACTCGTCCCCAGCACCCCCACCCGGGTGACGTATGGGCCGGTCGGCGCCTTTGGCGCGACCGCCTCCTTCACCGGCGACCTGGCCGTCGGTACGGCCCAAGCGCTGCAGCGGCTCCCGCAGAAGGTCCCCGCCCTGTGGACCGCCCTCACCGGCGGCGAGCGGGACGTGGACACCCCGATCAGCGTGGTCGGCGCCAGCCGGCTCGGCGGCGAGGCCGTGGAGAACAACGCCTGGCTGGTCTTCTTCATGCTCTTCGTGTCGCTGAACTTCTTCATCGGCGTGTTCAACCTGCTGCCGCTGCTCCCGGTGGACGGCGGCCACATCGCCATCGCCTGGTTCGAACGGGCCCGCTCCTGGATCTACGCGCGGATCGGCCGGGCCGACCCCGGCCGGGTCGACTACCTCAAACTGATGCCCTTCACGTACGTGGTGATCCTGATTGGTGGTGCGTTCACCCTGCTCACCATCGCCGCGGACGTCGTCAACCCGATCACGCTCTTCTCAAGGTGAGTGCCTGAAGTGACCGCAATCAGTCTCGGTATGCCCGCCGTGCCGCCCCCGCCGCTCGCACCACGCCGGGCCAGCCGCCAGATCATGGTCGGCTCGGTCCCGGTCGGTGGCGGTGCGCCGGTGTCCGTGCAGTCGATGACCACCACCCTCACCTCCGACGTCAACGCGACCCTCCAGCAGATCGCCGAGCTGACCGCGTCCGGCTGCCAGATCGTCCGGGTGGCGGTGCCGTCCCAGGACGACGTCGAGGCGCTGCCGGCGATCGCCAAGAAGTCGCAGCTCCCGGTGATCGCCGACATCCACTTCCAGCCCAAGTACGTCTTCGCGGCGATCGACGCGGGCTGCGCGGCGGTCCGGGTCAACCCGGGCAACATCCGCCAGTTCGACGACAAGGTCCGGGAGATCGCCAAGGCCGCCGGTGACGCCGGCGTGCCGATCCGGATCGGCGTCAACGCCGGCTCCCTGGACAAGCGGCTGCTCAGCAAGTACGGCAAGGCCACCGCCGAGGCGCTGGTCGAGTCGGCGCTGTGGGAGTGCTCGCTGTTCGAGGAGCACGGCTTCCGGGACATCAAGATCTCGGTCAAGCACAACGACCCGGTCGTGATGATCCGGGCGTACCGGCAGTTGGCCGAGCAGTGCGACTACCCGCTACACCTGGGCGTCACCGAGGCCGGCCCGGCCTTCCAGGGCACCATCAAGTCGGCGGTCGCCTTCGGCGCCCTGCTCGCCGAGGGGATCGGCGACACCATCCGGGTGTCACTCTCCGCCCCGCCGGTCGAGGAGATCAAGGTCGGCAACCAGATCCTGGAGTCGCTGGGGTTGCGCGAGCGGGGCCTGGAGATCGTCTCCTGCCCGTCCTGTGGGCGGGCCCAGGTGGACGTCTACAAGCTCGCCGAGGAGGTCACCGCCGGTCTGGAAGGGCTGCCGGTGCCGCTGCGGGTGGCCGTGATGGGCTGCGTCGTCAACGGTCCGGGCGAGGCCCGCGAGGCCGACCTCGGCGTCGCCTCCGGCAACGGCAAGGGCCAGATCTTCGTCAAGGGGCAGGTCGTCAAGACGGTGCCCGAGGCGCAGATCGTGGAGACGCTCATCGAGGAGGCGCTCCGGATCGCCGACGAGATGGGTGCCGAGCTGCCCGAGGAGTTGCGCGGGCTGGTCACCGGCCCGACCGTCACCGTGCACTGATCCGTCCGGCGGCGCTCTCTCGCGCCGACGACGCGTACCGAAAAGAGCGGCCGTCTCCCCCAGGGGAAACGGCCGCTCTTTGGCGTTCCGGGTGGTGCTGCCTCGCGTCACTCGGATTCGGCGAGGATCGCGTACAGCTTGCGCCGGGTCTCGTCGAGCACCTTGGCGGCCCGCTCCCGCTGGTCGTCGGTGCCGTTCATCATCACCTGGCGCAGCGCGCTCATCGCCTGCGTACCGGCGTCACGGATGTCGTGCCAGCTGTTCACCGTGTCCTCGGCGAACTCCGCCCACGGTGGGGTCTGCGCGGCCTCGGTGGCCTCGGCCTGACCGGCCTCGGTGACCGCGAACCGCTTCCGTCCGCCGCCGGACTCCTCCGTGCTGGCGACGATCACCCCCTCGTCCTCCAGCAGTTGGAGGGTGGGGTAGATCGAGCCAGGGCTCGGCCGCCAGGCCCCGCCGGTGCGGGAGTCGATCTCCTGGATCATCTCGTAGCCGTGCATCGGCCGCTCGGTGAGCAGTGCCAGCACCGTGCCCCGGACGTTCGGGCGTCGACCCCGACCCCGTCCCCGGCCGCGCCCACCCCAGGGGCCGCCGGGTCCGCCGTGGCCATGGCCGTGCGGGCCGGGCGGGAAGCCGAAGCCGCGCCTCCGAGCCTCGTGCATCGGGTGCTGATCTCGATGGAATCTCATGTCCGTTCCTTCCTTGGACTGTCGCTGATGCATCAACGATATATCGGCAACGCATCGCTGACAAGTACCGGGCTACAAACCGTACGTACGTCTTGTTAGGGTGTCGGGCATGCGCCTGCTTCCTCCACCGGGCCCGGCCCGGACCCTCACCCTCGGCACCCTGGTCAAGACCGTCGGTCGGGGCCTCTGGCTGGTCGCCAGCGCGCTCTTCCTCACCCGGTCGGTCGGCCTCTCACCGACCCAGGTGGGCGTCGGGCTGACCATCTCGGCGCTGGTCGGCGTACTCGCCAGCGCGCCGAGCGGCTACCTCGCCGACCGCATCGGGCCGCGCGGCGCACAGGTCGGAGGGCTGATCGCCGCCGGCACCCTGACCGCCGGCCTGATCACCGTCCGGTCGTTCGTCGCCTTCCTGGCGGTGGGCGCCGCCACGGCACTCGCCGACGCGGTCGAGCGCGGCGCCCGGGGCGCGCTGATCGCCGGCGTGATCCCCGCCGACCAGCGGGTGCACACCCGCGCCTACCTGAGGGCCACCACCAACGTCGGCATCTCCGTCGGCGCCGTCCTCGGCGGCTTCGCCATCGCCGCCGACACCCGCGCCGGGTACGTCGCGCTGATCCTGACCGCAGCGGCCGCGTCGCTGGCCGCGGCGGTGGTCTTCCTCCGGCTGCCCACCGTCGCGCCGGTCGCCGCCCCGACCCACGGACCCCGGCTGATCGCCCTGCGGGACCGCCCGTTCCTCGCGTTCACCCTGCTCGACGGGCTGATGTCCATGCACTTCAGCCTGCTCACCATCGCCCTGCCGCTGTGGATCGCCGGGCACACCCGGGCACCGGCCTGGATGATCTCCGGGTTGACGCTGGTCAACACTGTGCTGGTGGTGCTCCTCCAGGTACGCGCCGCGCGCAGCGCCGTCACCCTGCCGGGAGCCGCCCGCGCCTCCCGTCGGGCGGGGGTGGCCATCGCGCTGGCCTGCGTACTCTTCGCCGCCAGCGGCTCGCTGCCCACGGCGGCCGCCGTCGCTCTCCTCTGCTGCGGGTCGCTGGCGCACGTGATCGGGGAGCTGTGGCATTCCGCCGCCGGATGGGGGATCTCCTTCGGGCTGGCGCCGGCCAACGCGCAGGGGCAGTACCAGGGGGCATACGGCATGGGGTACGAACTGGGCAAGATGCTCGCCCCGGTCGTCGTGACCAGCCTCGCGCTCGGCTGGGGCATACCGGGCTGGCTGCTGCTCGGCGGGCTGTTCCTCCTACTTGGTGCCCTGGTGCCCCCGGTCGTCCGGTGGGCCGGCCGCACCCGACCGACCAGCCTTCCTGCCGAGCCCGTGCCCGTCTGAGGCCGGGCTCGTCACTCGGCCGGCGGGGCGGGGTTCCGATCTGGCAGGCTGGTACACGTGCTGACGGTGCCGGTACGGCAACTGGGAGAATCGGAGCGCCGCGCGGTCGAGCGACTGCTCGACTTGGACCCCTTCGCGGGCGCGCAGGTCGCCGAGCGCATCGCCGCGCGCGGGCTCTCCTGGTGGCGGGCCGAGGGCAGAATCCTGGGGTACGGCGCACGGCGCAACCTCGAATCACTCTGCTGGCTCGGCGGCAACCTGACCCCCGTACTCGCCACCGAACCAGCCATCTCCGCCTTCGCCGATCTCCTCGCCGGCGAGGAGAGGCTCTGCTCCTCCATCGTCGGCCGGGCGGACGCCGTCCTCGGCCTCTGGGACCGCCTCTCCGACGCCTGGGGCCCGGCCCGGGACGTCCGCCCCAACCAGCCGCTGCTGGCCACCGACACGCTGCCGGCCGTACCGGCCGACCCGGAGGTACGCCAGGTTCGCGCCGGTGAGGTCGACCGGCTCTTTCCGGCATCGGTGGCCATGTACACCGAGGAGGTCGGCGTCTCCCCGCTGGCCGAGGACGCCGGACGCAGCTACCGCCGGCGCGTCAACGACCTGGTCCGCGCCGGTCGGGCGTACGCCCGGTTCGTCGACGGCAAGGTCGTGTTCAAGGCCGAGCTGGCCGTGGTGACCAAGCGGACCGCGCAGGTCCAGGGCGTCTGGGTGGCTCCGGAGTGGCGGGGCCGGGGGATGGCAACCGCCGCGATGGCCGCCGTCGTACGCGACGCCCTGCTGCGGGTCGCCCCGACCGTCAGCCTGTACGTCAACGACTTCAACCTGCCAGCGCGCCGGGTCTACGAGCGCTGCGGCTTCCAGCCGATCGGCACCCTCGCCACGGTCCTCTTCTGACCGCCAGTTCCATTTGGTAGGCGGGCCAACTTTCGTGTGCAGGTTGCCTTCCGACCCGACCCGACCCGACCCGGTCCGGCCTGGCTCGGTCCGGGCCGGCCTGGCCTGCTCCGGTTCAGTTCGGCTCGGACTGGCCTGGTTCGGCTCCGCCCGCCCGCCCGGCTCTGCCTGCCTGGCCCGACTCCGCCCCCGGCCTGCCCTCGGCCCGGCCCGGCCCGGCAGATCTTGGACAGTTTCCGTTAGCGGGTAACTGTTAGCGGGTAACGGAAACTGTCCAAGATCTTGGGTGGATATGCCGCTGGCCGGCACCCCGGGTTGGGGTGCCGGCCAGCGGTTCGTTCATGCGGTGCTGGGGTCAGCTGTTCCAGTACTGGCCGACCAGGTCGGTGGCCTGCTTCTCCCACTGGGCGTAGGCGTCCGGGTAGGCCGACACCTGCACGGTCTGCGCGGCGTCGGTCAGCGGCATGTCCTGCCACCCGTCGACCTGCTTCAGACCCTTGAGGAACGCGGTGGTCGAGTACTCAGGGTCGGTGATCTGCTCCGGCGTACCCCAACCCGAGCTCGGCCGCTGCTGGAACAGGCCCAGCGAGTCGTGGTCGTTCATGTCGCCGAGGTGGCCGAGGTTCTCCAGCTTCGACTCCTGCAGGCTCGTCGCGATCGAGATGACCGCGGCGCGCTCCGGCAGACCGGCCTTCTTCGTGGCGGCGATGATCGCCTTGACGTTGGCGGTCTGCTCACCGTTCAGGTCGATGCGCGACTGCTCACCCTGCGGCGAGACCGACTGCACGGCCACGGCGGCGGGCTTGGTGTCGACGGGGGTGGCGGCGTGGGCGGCGATCGGACCGGCGAACACACCACCGGCGAAGGCCAGACCAGCAACGGACAGCACACTCTTACGCATGATCGTGTTCATGGGGGTAGCTCCTTCACGGGGGTAAACACCCAGCCGACCGGGGGATCGGCGTTACAGGGTGCGAGCACCTCGTCCGGCGCTAACAACAAAGTCTTTTCGGCGACCAACGGGCGGGGGCTCGTGGCGCCGGGTCTGTGTGTAACGACCGCCGGGCCGACATCATTCCGGGCCTGGCCCATCCGCCGGCACCCAGTGGAGCGGGGGTGCGGGGGGCGGTCGTTCAGGGGATCTGTAACGACCGGCGGGCCGGGGTCATTCCGGCATTGGCACCGGGTCGAGCGGGTGCCTGGTGCGGTCGTTCGGGGATCTGTAACGACCGGGCCGGGCCTGGCATTCCAACCCCGGGGGGTGGGGCGGCGGGCCGTGGTACTGCGATCGTCAGGGTATGTAACGACCCCAGGCCGGCCCCCATTCCACCGCACGGGTGCAGCCGGTCACACACCAGAGACCCCGATAAGGGACATTCGACGCCCGGACCGCCCACCGCTCCCGGCGTCAGCCGGACATTCGACGCGCGCCCGGCACCGCCCCCGGCGTCAGACCGGGCCGGCTGGCGATGGTCAACTCCAGATCGCCGACATGGGGGCATCACCGCGGCGGGATACCGCGACATCGCCGACACCGAGTCGATCAACCCGAAACCTCGCGACCCGGCCCGGAGTCGACAACACCGGTGATACCTCACAGGCATATTGATGCCTCACAGGGATCACGCCAACAACAGCGTCAAGCCTGACCGCCCGGAGCCGGGATCGCCTGGGTCGAGCGCGAGAAGCGGCGGCGGCGCGCGTACCACGGCAGTCCCACGTCCCACCGCATCCCGCACGGACGTGGCCCGGAAGCCCGCCCACCCGGTCAGTCCGGCACCGGCCGAGCACGGAAACCGGACGGCGTGGATGCCCGATGATGACCGGGATCACAGGTTCCACAGATCGCGAGTTCGGACCGGTTGACCTGACCGGAAGCCCTGCTCAGAGACGGTAAATCGGTTGAGTTGATCGGTTCCGTACCGGCACGCTGGGTTCGCCGCCACCCACGTCCGGAGGGACACCAATGCGCCTGCTCCGTGATCTGTGGGGCACCTCGACACGTCGGATGACGATCGTGGCCGTCCTGATCGTGCTCGGCGCCGCCGGTCAGGCGGGCGCGTCGGCGCTGGCCGGCGCGGTGCTGGTGCACCGCTCGGCCGGCTTCTTCGCCGTGCTGGCCGCGGCGCTGGTCGCCGTGGTGCTCAGCGACCTCGCGGTGAGCCTGCTGATGGCCGGCCTAACCGCCGACTGGTCCGCCGACGTGCGCCGCCGGCTCTGCCGCGTCGCCCTCGGGCAGGACCTGCCCACCCTGGAGACCACCCCGGTGGGCGAGCTGCTCGACCGCATCGACGGGGACGTCTACCAGGTCGCGTCGGCGGTCCGTAACCAGGGCACCCGGCTCGCCCAGGGCCTCTGCGTCGGCCTGTTGTCGATGGTCGTCGCGCTGGTCGTGTGGTGGCCGGCCGGTATCGCGATGCTGCTGCTCACGGTGGTGCTCGCGGTCGGACTGCGCCGACCCACGGCGCGGATCGGTCCGGCCCGGATGGCCGAGGAGGAGGCATGGTCGGACCTGGC
The nucleotide sequence above comes from Micromonospora sp. NBC_00389. Encoded proteins:
- the ispG gene encoding flavodoxin-dependent (E)-4-hydroxy-3-methylbut-2-enyl-diphosphate synthase encodes the protein MTAISLGMPAVPPPPLAPRRASRQIMVGSVPVGGGAPVSVQSMTTTLTSDVNATLQQIAELTASGCQIVRVAVPSQDDVEALPAIAKKSQLPVIADIHFQPKYVFAAIDAGCAAVRVNPGNIRQFDDKVREIAKAAGDAGVPIRIGVNAGSLDKRLLSKYGKATAEALVESALWECSLFEEHGFRDIKISVKHNDPVVMIRAYRQLAEQCDYPLHLGVTEAGPAFQGTIKSAVAFGALLAEGIGDTIRVSLSAPPVEEIKVGNQILESLGLRERGLEIVSCPSCGRAQVDVYKLAEEVTAGLEGLPVPLRVAVMGCVVNGPGEAREADLGVASGNGKGQIFVKGQVVKTVPEAQIVETLIEEALRIADEMGAELPEELRGLVTGPTVTVH
- a CDS encoding Uma2 family endonuclease; this encodes MAQAAFAPEPAPQHTEPSFDVLRWHDEPWTAQLALDLLPETNGPKVEVLSGSVIVTPHAGIDHQSVERELPYVLHRAARKAGFWVYPEINVLSEDDLFIPDIAVLRNSGGGRTTVPIAEAVLLGEIVSPGNRRKDVIDRPREYAAVGVPFFLRVDLRNRVPTIALFELVDGEYRPLAAAAAGSTFAMREPFEFAIDPAELLDEEAPPEESAGED
- a CDS encoding CARDB domain-containing protein, whose protein sequence is MRRTNLFRMVAATVAATVIATAGSTAIANAAENPRSAGTTAATSTAFAPAATNLAQGRPTQESGHADVYDSSKVVDGNPGSYWESTNNSFPEWVQVDLGSSQAVNQVVLKVPTSGWATRTQTLSVQGSTNGSSFSNLVPSQTYTFNPASGSTVTINFSQTSTRYVRIDITANSGWPAGQLSELEVYGSGGGGPDTTAPSVPGNLSYTQSGTTITLNWVASTDNPGGSGIAGYDIYRNGTLLQSIGNVTTFNDTQPATATVSYHVRARDVAGNLSGNSNTVTRTGSGDTIAPSVPGTLSHSTSGTTITLNWGASTDSGGSGLAGYNVYRGGSLIATLGTVLTYQDNQPSTATVSYYVRARDGAGNLSGNSNTVTRTGTPPPACTNVAQGKTMTASGSTFTFTPEKANDGQVTTYWEGAASYPQTLTVALGANHSITAVAVKLNPDPAWGTRTQNIQILGRDQASSTYTSLVSAANYQFVQGNNVVTIPVTATTADVQLRFTANTGAPSGQVAELEVCGTPAPNPDLVISSTTWSPASPSEVTPVTLSAVVQNVGSAAAGPTTVNFSLAGTVAGSAAVGALSAGGSTTVSFNAGTRPMGSYSVSAVVDPTNTIVEQNNGNNSFTAPSPLVVTQAPGPDLQVLSISSNPPNPAVGASVTFTVAVRNRGTTATGATTVTRLVVGGTTLNTNTASIAAGATVTVAVAGSWTATSGGATITATADATNTVAETNETNNAFTQSIVVGRGAAVPYVSYEAEAGRYQGALLEADPLRTFGHTNFATESSGRKSVRLNSTGQFVEFTSTNQANSIVVRNSIPDAPGGGGIEATISLYVNDVFSRKLTLSSRHSWLYGNTDGPEALTNTPQADARRLFDESNALLSQSYPAGTRFKLQRDAGDSASFYVIDMIDLEQVAPAASQPTECTSITSYGAVPNDGLDDTAAIQRAVTDDQNGVIGCVWIPAGQWRQEQKILTDDPLNRGTHNQVGISNVTIRGAGMWHSQLYTLTEPQNVVGGINHPHEGNFGFDIDKNTQISDIAIFGSGRIRGGDGNAEGGVGLNGRFGTGTRISNVWIEHANVGVWVGRDYDNIPDLWGPADGLQFTGMRIRNTYADGINFSNGTRNSRVFNSSFRTTGDDALAVWANPYVKDRNVDIAHDNHFVNNTIQLPWRANGIAIYGGYDNSIENNLIYDTANYPGIMLATDHDPLPFSGTTLIANNGLYRTGGAFWNEDQEFGAITLFPATRDIVGVTIRDTDIYDSTYDGIQFKNGGGNMPNVAITNVRIDKSNNGAGILAMSGARGSATLTNVTITNSADGNIVIQPGSQFVINGG
- a CDS encoding M50 family metallopeptidase; its protein translation is MSYLLGVVLFALAILISVSLHEAGHLLTAKAFGMKVTKYFVGFGPTLWSFKRGETEYGVKGIPLGGFCKIVGMTPQDDDVDPADEPRAMWRYPVWKRTIVMAAGSITHFALALITIWILAVSAGLPNPDFPTTDAQARNEPAVIQLSPCVVPENALRACTPADAASPAAQAQLRDGDRITSVNGTPIGNYGDLLTTLRNLKPGETARIEYVRDGQSGSTSTVLAQTQRPPLDDPKGAAGPVAALGVGLVPSTPTRVTYGPVGAFGATASFTGDLAVGTAQALQRLPQKVPALWTALTGGERDVDTPISVVGASRLGGEAVENNAWLVFFMLFVSLNFFIGVFNLLPLLPVDGGHIAIAWFERARSWIYARIGRADPGRVDYLKLMPFTYVVILIGGAFTLLTIAADVVNPITLFSR
- the dxr gene encoding 1-deoxy-D-xylulose-5-phosphate reductoisomerase, translating into MTSPRDLVLLGSTGSIGTQAIDIVRRNPDRFRVVALGAGGGNVALLAAQALELGVDAVGVAKASAAQDLQLAFYAEASRRGWATGDFKLPKIVAGPDAMTELAQWPCDIVLNGVVGSLGLAPTLAALRGGRTLALANKESLVAGGPLVKAAVTRPGQIVPVDSEHSALAQCLRSGSRGEVRRLIVTASGGPFRGRGRDELTQVTPEQALAHPTWNMGPVVTINSATMVNKALEVIEAHELFDVPYADITVMVHPQSVIHSMVEFTDGSTIAQASPPDMRLPIALGIGWPDRVPGAAAAVDWTSAHTWEFAPLDDAAFPAVALAKAAGEAGRCRPAIYNAANEECVEAFVAGRLPFLGIVDTLERVLEDAPDFAEPGTVEDVLAAESWARAHAQEIIAGSVEGA